A stretch of the Drosophila sulfurigaster albostrigata strain 15112-1811.04 chromosome 2L, ASM2355843v2, whole genome shotgun sequence genome encodes the following:
- the LOC133847409 gene encoding uncharacterized protein LOC133847409, with the protein MNRHENIVCKGCGKMDFTGRCYRCLSCQDFNMCAECYDHDFTTTQHLFDHPVKCVLTPADVELYFGGEYLNDPPQSYRCPYCKQWGYNESTFLEHVSAEHMNASTLLVSTMVTLFEQQQAVRLFLEDEQLAVFASAATSRNELMNRNEGSLELYLEPLNPNGSYQRDHVNGTYAFRVVKPGAVEVAPWVADSGVALSSSNANHNVDNNFLIPDPVRRQSLLERTRNRLNLDRSPLTLQQLQQQHQEQDQQQLQQMQQQQHELHQQQHQLRSAHPTLSEMMRFNEPLPTSRPNRNVPMQSPNQTPSGRSINLFGAHTAGETMRRSIFSPVDLTRPRSQRHRNQRMQMDGFATSGSGLRQVHVQRLRGGPGAPTANQRLVEFSELAHNTAELMMASGPMLLRTIEEEEQQQVQQPIVEVKKVDQERERFLCFPFLSDTSMTLCPPEERVTFLAKRAEFVAQLLASVLCEEELSTGIATPIKAMTETTTITTHKLRNRLASEFVGAGDSELDLKHTTSC; encoded by the coding sequence ATGAATCGTCATGAGAATATCGTGTGCAAGGGCTGCGGCAAAATGGACTTCACAGGACGTTGCTATCGCTGCCTCAGCTGCCAGGACTTTAATATGTGCGCCGAGTGCTATGACCATGACTTTACCACCACTCAGCATCTATTCGATCATCCGGTCAAGTGTGTGTTGACGCCAGCCGACGTGGAACTCTATTTTGGTGGCGAATATCTAAACGATCCGCCGCAGAGCTATCGCTGTCCATACTGCAAGCAATGGGGCTACAATGAGTCCACATTTCTGGAGCACGTCTCTGCCGAGCATATGAATGCCAGCACACTGCTGGTGTCCACCATGGTTACGCTCTTCGAGCAACAGCAGGCGGTGCGTCTCTTTCTGGAGGATGAGCAGCTGGCGGTGTTTGCATCGGCGGCCACATCGCGCAACGAGCTAATGAATCGAAACGAGGGCTCATTGGAATTGTATCTGGAACCATTGAATCCAAATGGCAGCTATCAGCGGGATCACGTGAACGGAACCTATGCCTTTAGAGTCGTAAAACCTGGCGCTGTTGAAGTGGCACCTTGGGTCGCCGACAGTGGCGTCGCCTTATCGTCATCGAATGCCAATCACAATGTGGACAATAATTTTCTAATCCCGGATCCGGTGCGTCGGCAATCGTTGCTGGAGCGAACGCGCAATCGCTTGAACTTAGATCGATCGCCGTTGAcactgcagcagttgcagcaacagcatcaagaGCAGgaccaacagcagctgcaacaaatgcagcagcagcagcatgaactgcaccagcaacaacaccagtTGAGATCCGCGCATCCAACGCTCTCGGAAATGATGCGATTCAACGAACCTTTGCCCACCAGTCGACCGAATCGCAATGTGCCAATGCAGTCGCCCAATCAAACGCCCAGCGGACGCAGTATCAATCTCTTTGGTGCCCACACAGCGGGCGAAACCATGAGACGCAGCATCTTTTCGCCTGTCGATTTGACGCGTCCACGCAGCCAGCGCCATCGCAATCAGCGCATGCAGATGGATGGATTTGCCACCAGCGGCAGCGGTCTGCGTCAGGTGCATGTGCAGCGTCTAAGAGGCGGACCCGGAGCGCCAACTGCAAATCAACGCCTGGTCGAGTTCAGTGAACTGGCTCACAACACCGCTGAACTGATGATGGCCTCGGGTCCTATGTTATTGCGCACCATCGAGGAGGAGGAACAACAACAGGTACAGCAGCCAATAGTTGAGGTTAAAAAAGTGGATCAGGAACGCGAACGTTTCCTTTGCTTTCCCTTTCTGTCGGACACATCCATGACTCTGTGCCCACCCGAAGAACGCGTCACATTTCTGGCTAAGCGCGCCGAGTTTGTGGCCCAGCTGCTGGCATCGGTTCTCTGCGAGGAGGAACTATCCACAGGCATTGCCACACCCATCAAGGCGATGACAGAAACAACTACGATCACGACACACAAGTTACGCAATCGTTTGGCCAGTGAATTTGTTGGGGCTGGCGACTCTGAACTGGACCTAAAGCACACTACGTCATGCTAA
- the LOC133847417 gene encoding transcription termination factor, mitochondrial, whose translation MLRNLIRSFESALKLHLYSKAPTTSSVLATRPRRALFTQFEENANNSVSNKPLSSARISSHATSLGHETDNDYVPYRANLETGSRISVLIDALRERFRLSEDEVQRIVSDEQVQRFYRNRCIVQTLDTLILEGITKHSFVEYPWLLALDQKRLGFKLDVIKTMKMDDINHFVPFLRLTVPRLRKLVTALNAETGDYSQKNRVYYISDKLGVRPEIVTKYLCKRLFILEMPYDMFEKNLQHMIHYNVSPINILKDLWAFRYTPKSVELRLERAKRAKKDKIMPWMVRCPEPILQRSLKLSLDELQVLGKFSSVVEYLAHRLEFSVNEAKAIMDRHPQVHTVRVTKIKEVLDYLLNEAKFTRFEIAQVPRILCHSLKTTKERLNELASFGCRPSSLVIVCRSRREYNKFLEQWTSHSKHTNAE comes from the exons ATGTTGCGAAATTTGATACGCAGTTTTGAGAGCGCTCTCAAACTGCATCTCTACTCAAAAGCGCCTACAACATCATCCGTACTAGCAACGAGACCACGTCGCGCGCTGTTTACACAATTCGAAGAAAATGCGAATAATTCGGTTTCGAATAAGCCACTGTCATCTGCACGGATTAGCAGTCATGCCACATCCCTGGGACACGAGACAGACAACGACTATGTGCCATATCGAGCGAACCTGGAAACCGGCAGTCGTATCAGCGTTTTAATTGATGCGTTACGCGAACGCTTCCGTCTCTCAGAAGACGAAGTGCAGCGTATTGTGAGTGATGAACAAGTGCAACGCTTCTATCGCAATCGATGCATTGTTCAAACACTGGATACCCTGATACTGGAGGGCATTACCAAACATAGCTTTGTGGAGTATCCCTGGCTCTTAGCATTAGACCAGA aACGCTTGGGGTTCAAACTGGATGTAattaaaacaatgaaaatggaCGACATTAATCACTTTGTGCCATTTCTGCGGCTAACGGTCCCACGCCTTCGTAAACTGGTAACCGCCTTAAATGCCGAAACTGGCGACTATTCCCAGAAGAATCGCGTCTACTACATAAGCGATAAGTTAGGCGTACGTCCAGAGATTGTCACCAAGTATTTGTGCAAACGTTTGTTCATATTGGAAATGCCATATGACATGTTTGAGAAGAACCTGCAGCATATGATTCACTACAATGTGTCGCCcattaatatactgaaggaTCTGTGGGCCTTTCGCTATACACCCAAATCTGTTGAGCTGCGTCTGGAACGCGCCAAGCGTGCCAAAAAGGACAAGATTATGCCCTGGATGGTTCGTTGCCCAGAGCCCATTTTGCAACG GTCTTTGAAACTTTCACTGGATGAGCTGCAGGTGTTGGGTAAATTCTCCTCAGTTGTAGAATATCTGGCGCATCGACTGGAGTTCAGTGTAAACGAAGCCAAAGCCATTATGGACAGACATCCGCAAGTGCACACAGTTCGTGTTACAAAG atCAAGGAGGTGCTGGATTATTTGCTAAATGAGGCGAAATTCACCCGCTTCGAAATTGCTCAAGTGCCGCGTATTTTATGCCACAGTCTGAAGACAACAAAGGAGCGCCTCAACGAATTGGCATCTTTCGGCTGTCGACCTTCCTCCTTGGTTATAGTTTGTCGTAGTAGGcgtgaatataataaattcctAGAACAATGGACCAGCCACTCAAAGCATACAAATGCAGAGTAA
- the LOC133847391 gene encoding non-lysosomal glucosylceramidase isoform X1: protein MASAVEITTTTTTPLTANGTAAATADSASAVYAEHLQQAEEEERQQTGESNEITAVPRYGLKLKFDHVWPEKRNQNLRPSIKQSLPMVPLVCRYAAYYWKVSREGRRVYMDYYYMEHGKQIYGVPIGGIGGGSIGRGYAGEFCRFQMRPGIYEYNVVHANQFIVTIKDHKGCTIFQSLLSKCSTKSNKAKTNNNDADADEAEARKTKCQLPNCSSRPRQPLSAWHSNIEDSRCSYTGLYPRAWTEYDLSRYGVRLVCRQISPVIPHDYKESSLPCAVFVWSAENVSDQERKVSITFTFKNGTGNKKQDAEGNAESQLISEGNAKGVAIRQKINEMPCSYNLACRVLPEISITRCPQFDPAGNGEQLWAQLKEHGQLNEQPTTEVLKTKDIGVAVCAQLALKPKASHELEFVLAWDMPKIQFPRKLQTHTRYYTKYFDDSGESGPRICEYALKHYPSWERLIDAWQRPILNDDGLPDWYKCAIFNQLYFISDGGTLWLKCDSSLGTQLAYDDPRLAYGRFGYLEGHEYRMYNTYDVHFYASPALAHLWPNLQVSLQYDFKDAIAAELNDTRKMLYDGKVMPRKVRNCVPHDLGDPDEEPFTLINCYNIHDVNDWKDLNTKFVLQVYRDYYVLNELAQAQADNASKFSSIEFIDKESLYELYSQDNKRKNSADEKQQNRKSASMYINETNGKVYLMDAMGYLKAMYGACKAIMERTIEYDKDNDGLIENTKMPDQTYDSWVMDGPSAYCSGLWLAALQTMSVMATLLDQPNDCLRYQDILEKGKHALEEKLWNGSYYRFDLSHNHRDTIMADQLCGHWYLKSCGFDYEIYPKENVRTALKRIYDNNVMGFHEGNIGAANGFIANAGEPSKPGHVDNSNIQAEEVWPGVVYALAATMLQEGMFEEAFQTAGGMYKTISERIGMNFETPEALYGEKRYRSIGYMRPLSIWSMQVAWERRKALRD from the exons ATATGCGGCCTACTATTGGAAGGTCTCTCGTGAAGGTCGTCGCGTGTACatggattattattatatggaaCATGGTAAGCAGATCTATGGAGTGCCCATTGGGGGCATTGGTGGCGGCAGCATTGGACGTGGCTATGCTGGCGAATTCTGTCGCTTTCAGATGCGTCCCGGCATCTATGAGTACAATGTGGTGCATGCCAATCAGTTTATAGTCACCATCAAGGATCACAAAGGTTGTACCATCTTTCAGAGTTTGCTTTCCAAGTGCAG CACCAAGTCAAACAAGGCaaagaccaacaacaacgatgccGACGCCGATGAGGCCGAAGCTCGCAAAACTAAATGTCAACTGCCCAATTGCAGCAGCCGCCCCCGACAGCCGTTGAGTGCCTGGCACTCAAACATTGAGGACTCCCGATGCAGCTATACGGGTCTCTATCCCCGCGCCTGGACCGAATACGATCTATCGCGCTATGGAGTGCGTTTGGTGTGCCGCCAGATCTCGCCAGTGATTCCACACGACTACAAGGAGTCGAGCCTGCCCTGTGCCGTGTTTGTATGGTCGGCCGAGAATGTGAGCGATCAGGAGCGGAAGGTATCGATAACGTTTACATTTAAGAATGGCACTGGCAACAAGAAACAGGATGCTGAGGGCAATGCCGAGTCGCAACTAATCAGCGAAGGCAATGCCAAAGGTGTGGCCATCAGGCAGAAAATCAACGAGATGCCATGTAGCTACAATCTGGCCTGTCGCGTCTTGCCCGAGATTAGCATAACGCGTTGTCCGCAATTCGATCCGGCTGGCAACGGTGAGCAGTTGTGGGCACAGCTGAAGGAACATGGCCAACTCAATGAGCAGCCCACCACGGAGGTACTCAAGA CCAAGGACATTGGTGTGGCTGTCTGTGCTCAGCTGGCGTTGAAACCGAAAGCTTCGCATGAATTGGAATTTGTACTAGCCTGGGATATGCCCAAGATACAATTTCCACGCAAGCTGCAGACGCACACTCGCTACTACACGAAATACTTTGATGACAGTGGCGAGTCTGGTCCGAGGATATGCGAGTACGCATTGAAGCATTATCCCAGCTGGGAGCGACTCATCGATGCCTGGCAGCGACCCATACTTAACGATGA TGGCCTTCCCGATTGGTATAAGTGTGCCATATTCAATCAATTGTATTTCATCTCGGATGGTGGCACCTTGTGGCTCAAATGTGACTCTTCACTGGGCACTCAGCTGGCTTACGATGATCCGCGCTTGGCGTATGGTCGCTTTGGTTATCTAGAGGGCCATGAGTATCGCATGTATAATACGTACGATGTGCATTTCTATGCCTCGCCTGCATTGGCTCATCTCTGGCCCAATTTGCAAGTGAGTTTGCAGTATGATTTCAAAGATGCCATTGCCGCGGAGCTCAACGACACTCGAAAAATGCTCTACGATGGCAAAGTGATGCCGCGCAAAGTTAGGAACTGTGTTCCACACGATCTAGGTGATCCTGATGAAG AACCCTTTACGCTTATCAACTGCTATAATATACATGATGTCAACGACTGGAAGGATCTCAATACCAAGTTCGTGCTTCAGGTCTACAGGGACTACTATGTTCTAAATGAATTGGCCCAGGCGCAGGCGGACAATGCCAGCAAGTTCAGCTCCATTGAATTTATCGATAAGGAAAGTCTCTACGAGCTCTATTCCCAGGATAACAAGCGCAAGAACTCGGCAGATGAAAAGCAAC AAAATCGCAAATCTGCTTCCATGTACATCAATGAAACCAATGGCAAGGTATATCTTATGGATGCAATGGGCTACTTAAAGGCCATGTACGGCGCCTGTAAAGCCATTATGGAACGCACTATTGAGTATGACAAGGATAATGATGGActtattgaaaatactaaaatgccTGATCAAACCTACGACTCTTGGGTTATGGATGGCCCAAGCGCGTATTGCTCTGGTCTTTGGCTCGCTGCCTTGCAAACAATGTCGGTTATGGCCACACTTTTGGATCAGCCCAACGATTGTCTGCGCTACCAGGATATTTTGGAGAAGGGCAAGCATGCGTTGGAGGAGAAACTTTGGAATGGCAGTTACTATCGATTTGATTTGTCCCACAATCATCGAGATACAATTATGGCTGATCAGTTGTGCGGCCACTGGTATTTAAAGTCTTGTGGCTTTGATTATGAGATCTATCCCAAGGAGAATGTACGAACTGCTTTGAAGCGCATTTACGACAACAATGTGATGGGCTTCCATGAGGGCAATATAGGTGCTGCGAATGGTTTCATTGCGAATGCAGGCGAGCCTTCAAAGCCGGGTCACGTAGACAATAGCAACATTCAAGCAGAGGAAGTCTGGCCAGGTGTTGTGTATGCTTTAGCTGCAACCATGCTACAGGAGGGTATGTTCGAGGAAGCCTTTCAGACCGCTGGCGGCATGTACAAGACCATATCGGAGCGTATTGGCATGAACTTTGAAACCCCCGAAGCGTTGTATGGTGAAAAACGCTATCGCTCGATTGGTTATATGCGACCCCTAAGCATTTGGTCCATGCAAGTAGCTTGGGAGCGACGCAAGGCGCTACGTGACTAA
- the LOC133847391 gene encoding non-lysosomal glucosylceramidase isoform X2 gives MASAVEITTTTTTPLTANGTAAATADSASAVYAEHLQQAEEEERQQTGESNEITAVPRYGLKLKFDHVWPEKRNQNLRPSIKQSLPMVPLVCRYAAYYWKVSREGRRVYMDYYYMEHGKQIYGVPIGGIGGGSIGRGYAGEFCRFQMRPGIYEYNVVHANQFIVTIKDHKGCTIFQSLLSKCSSRPRQPLSAWHSNIEDSRCSYTGLYPRAWTEYDLSRYGVRLVCRQISPVIPHDYKESSLPCAVFVWSAENVSDQERKVSITFTFKNGTGNKKQDAEGNAESQLISEGNAKGVAIRQKINEMPCSYNLACRVLPEISITRCPQFDPAGNGEQLWAQLKEHGQLNEQPTTEVLKTKDIGVAVCAQLALKPKASHELEFVLAWDMPKIQFPRKLQTHTRYYTKYFDDSGESGPRICEYALKHYPSWERLIDAWQRPILNDDGLPDWYKCAIFNQLYFISDGGTLWLKCDSSLGTQLAYDDPRLAYGRFGYLEGHEYRMYNTYDVHFYASPALAHLWPNLQVSLQYDFKDAIAAELNDTRKMLYDGKVMPRKVRNCVPHDLGDPDEEPFTLINCYNIHDVNDWKDLNTKFVLQVYRDYYVLNELAQAQADNASKFSSIEFIDKESLYELYSQDNKRKNSADEKQQNRKSASMYINETNGKVYLMDAMGYLKAMYGACKAIMERTIEYDKDNDGLIENTKMPDQTYDSWVMDGPSAYCSGLWLAALQTMSVMATLLDQPNDCLRYQDILEKGKHALEEKLWNGSYYRFDLSHNHRDTIMADQLCGHWYLKSCGFDYEIYPKENVRTALKRIYDNNVMGFHEGNIGAANGFIANAGEPSKPGHVDNSNIQAEEVWPGVVYALAATMLQEGMFEEAFQTAGGMYKTISERIGMNFETPEALYGEKRYRSIGYMRPLSIWSMQVAWERRKALRD, from the exons ATATGCGGCCTACTATTGGAAGGTCTCTCGTGAAGGTCGTCGCGTGTACatggattattattatatggaaCATGGTAAGCAGATCTATGGAGTGCCCATTGGGGGCATTGGTGGCGGCAGCATTGGACGTGGCTATGCTGGCGAATTCTGTCGCTTTCAGATGCGTCCCGGCATCTATGAGTACAATGTGGTGCATGCCAATCAGTTTATAGTCACCATCAAGGATCACAAAGGTTGTACCATCTTTCAGAGTTTGCTTTCCAAGTGCAG CAGCCGCCCCCGACAGCCGTTGAGTGCCTGGCACTCAAACATTGAGGACTCCCGATGCAGCTATACGGGTCTCTATCCCCGCGCCTGGACCGAATACGATCTATCGCGCTATGGAGTGCGTTTGGTGTGCCGCCAGATCTCGCCAGTGATTCCACACGACTACAAGGAGTCGAGCCTGCCCTGTGCCGTGTTTGTATGGTCGGCCGAGAATGTGAGCGATCAGGAGCGGAAGGTATCGATAACGTTTACATTTAAGAATGGCACTGGCAACAAGAAACAGGATGCTGAGGGCAATGCCGAGTCGCAACTAATCAGCGAAGGCAATGCCAAAGGTGTGGCCATCAGGCAGAAAATCAACGAGATGCCATGTAGCTACAATCTGGCCTGTCGCGTCTTGCCCGAGATTAGCATAACGCGTTGTCCGCAATTCGATCCGGCTGGCAACGGTGAGCAGTTGTGGGCACAGCTGAAGGAACATGGCCAACTCAATGAGCAGCCCACCACGGAGGTACTCAAGA CCAAGGACATTGGTGTGGCTGTCTGTGCTCAGCTGGCGTTGAAACCGAAAGCTTCGCATGAATTGGAATTTGTACTAGCCTGGGATATGCCCAAGATACAATTTCCACGCAAGCTGCAGACGCACACTCGCTACTACACGAAATACTTTGATGACAGTGGCGAGTCTGGTCCGAGGATATGCGAGTACGCATTGAAGCATTATCCCAGCTGGGAGCGACTCATCGATGCCTGGCAGCGACCCATACTTAACGATGA TGGCCTTCCCGATTGGTATAAGTGTGCCATATTCAATCAATTGTATTTCATCTCGGATGGTGGCACCTTGTGGCTCAAATGTGACTCTTCACTGGGCACTCAGCTGGCTTACGATGATCCGCGCTTGGCGTATGGTCGCTTTGGTTATCTAGAGGGCCATGAGTATCGCATGTATAATACGTACGATGTGCATTTCTATGCCTCGCCTGCATTGGCTCATCTCTGGCCCAATTTGCAAGTGAGTTTGCAGTATGATTTCAAAGATGCCATTGCCGCGGAGCTCAACGACACTCGAAAAATGCTCTACGATGGCAAAGTGATGCCGCGCAAAGTTAGGAACTGTGTTCCACACGATCTAGGTGATCCTGATGAAG AACCCTTTACGCTTATCAACTGCTATAATATACATGATGTCAACGACTGGAAGGATCTCAATACCAAGTTCGTGCTTCAGGTCTACAGGGACTACTATGTTCTAAATGAATTGGCCCAGGCGCAGGCGGACAATGCCAGCAAGTTCAGCTCCATTGAATTTATCGATAAGGAAAGTCTCTACGAGCTCTATTCCCAGGATAACAAGCGCAAGAACTCGGCAGATGAAAAGCAAC AAAATCGCAAATCTGCTTCCATGTACATCAATGAAACCAATGGCAAGGTATATCTTATGGATGCAATGGGCTACTTAAAGGCCATGTACGGCGCCTGTAAAGCCATTATGGAACGCACTATTGAGTATGACAAGGATAATGATGGActtattgaaaatactaaaatgccTGATCAAACCTACGACTCTTGGGTTATGGATGGCCCAAGCGCGTATTGCTCTGGTCTTTGGCTCGCTGCCTTGCAAACAATGTCGGTTATGGCCACACTTTTGGATCAGCCCAACGATTGTCTGCGCTACCAGGATATTTTGGAGAAGGGCAAGCATGCGTTGGAGGAGAAACTTTGGAATGGCAGTTACTATCGATTTGATTTGTCCCACAATCATCGAGATACAATTATGGCTGATCAGTTGTGCGGCCACTGGTATTTAAAGTCTTGTGGCTTTGATTATGAGATCTATCCCAAGGAGAATGTACGAACTGCTTTGAAGCGCATTTACGACAACAATGTGATGGGCTTCCATGAGGGCAATATAGGTGCTGCGAATGGTTTCATTGCGAATGCAGGCGAGCCTTCAAAGCCGGGTCACGTAGACAATAGCAACATTCAAGCAGAGGAAGTCTGGCCAGGTGTTGTGTATGCTTTAGCTGCAACCATGCTACAGGAGGGTATGTTCGAGGAAGCCTTTCAGACCGCTGGCGGCATGTACAAGACCATATCGGAGCGTATTGGCATGAACTTTGAAACCCCCGAAGCGTTGTATGGTGAAAAACGCTATCGCTCGATTGGTTATATGCGACCCCTAAGCATTTGGTCCATGCAAGTAGCTTGGGAGCGACGCAAGGCGCTACGTGACTAA